A region from the Tahibacter amnicola genome encodes:
- a CDS encoding PTS sugar transporter subunit IIA, which yields MSVGVLLLTHEAMGDALVSAAHHVLGKFPLPLEVLEVAASADPDRALGDASQRARSLDQGDGVLVLSDLYGATPCNIAQRLSGLGFRTHCVSGLNLPMLLRVLNYPEQNLDQLAQTAATGGRGGICIDHA from the coding sequence ATGAGTGTCGGCGTCCTGCTGTTGACCCACGAAGCCATGGGCGATGCCCTCGTATCCGCCGCACACCACGTGCTGGGGAAATTCCCGCTGCCGCTGGAGGTACTTGAAGTGGCGGCCAGCGCCGACCCCGACCGGGCACTGGGCGACGCGTCCCAGCGGGCGCGAAGCCTCGACCAGGGTGACGGTGTCCTGGTACTTTCCGACCTTTACGGCGCAACTCCGTGCAATATCGCGCAGCGTCTGTCCGGGCTCGGTTTTCGTACCCACTGTGTCAGCGGACTGAACCTGCCAATGCTGCTACGGGTGTTGAACTACCCCGAACAGAACCTCGACCAGCTGGCGCAGACTGCCGCCACTGGCGGGCGCGGCGGAATCTGCATCGACCATGCTTGA
- a CDS encoding HPr family phosphocarrier protein codes for MLERDIVISNKLGLHARASAKLVQLLQSYKSTVWLRCRGREVNAKSIMGVMMLAAGLGTPVTIKADGADEGSAMDAVIDLFTRKFDEGQ; via the coding sequence ATGCTTGAACGCGACATCGTCATCAGCAACAAACTCGGACTGCACGCCCGCGCCTCGGCCAAGCTCGTACAGTTGCTACAAAGCTATAAATCCACGGTCTGGCTGCGCTGCCGCGGCCGCGAAGTGAACGCCAAGAGCATCATGGGCGTGATGATGCTGGCCGCGGGTCTCGGCACACCGGTCACGATCAAGGCCGACGGCGCCGACGAAGGCTCCGCCATGGATGCCGTCATCGACCTGTTCACGCGCAAGTTCGACGAAGGCCAGTAG
- the ptsP gene encoding phosphoenolpyruvate--protein phosphotransferase translates to MRIVLPGIGASRGMALGRARLVQPSQFIVDETPLEPEEIDDEAERLQAALETARTELRGIRDKLHGALAREIGEFIDAHSLLLSDPDLISGLFDLVRRGRYRAGAALKMQRDRLAAVFEAMDDPYLRSRREDIDHVIGRVQSALARETSSAERQIAARVGTILVSDQIAPAEMTHLAQQGVLGVVCTGSSALSHSAILARSMRLPMAVGAHDALAAIRDDDLVLLDGEHGEVVVHPTAQDLARYRQAQREAQREGRRLAQLAHAETRTRDGSTIRLFANAELPNDVAQARANGADGIGLYRTEFLFLQRHHLPDEDEQFQAYRELVLGMGGLPVTIRTLDLGADKADTTGLALTREPNPALGMRGVRLSMHRPALFATQMRAILRASAYGPIRILVPMVTSAEELRATRALVDICARDLRSEGHEIADHFDLGAMIEVPAAAIALPSMIGYVDFVAIGTNDLVQYTLAADRNNDTLSHLYDPLHPAILRLVADTIKCGHKAGKAVSLCGEMASDTRYTALLLALGLTEFSMHSGALLEVRDRIAGCERPALLKLAPKLLRADREGITAILARL, encoded by the coding sequence ATGCGCATCGTCCTGCCCGGAATCGGCGCATCGCGCGGCATGGCCCTGGGCCGGGCCAGGCTGGTCCAGCCCAGCCAGTTCATCGTCGACGAAACGCCGCTGGAACCGGAAGAGATCGATGACGAAGCCGAGCGCCTGCAGGCCGCCCTGGAGACCGCCCGGACCGAGCTGCGCGGTATCCGCGACAAGCTGCACGGCGCCCTGGCGCGCGAGATCGGCGAGTTCATCGACGCGCACAGCTTGCTCCTGAGCGACCCGGATCTGATTTCCGGCCTGTTCGACCTGGTCCGCCGTGGGCGCTACCGCGCCGGTGCCGCGCTCAAGATGCAGCGCGACCGCCTGGCCGCCGTGTTCGAAGCCATGGACGATCCCTACCTGCGCAGCCGGCGCGAAGACATCGACCACGTGATCGGCCGCGTGCAGTCGGCCCTGGCCCGCGAGACCAGCAGCGCCGAACGCCAGATCGCTGCGCGCGTCGGCACGATCCTGGTGAGCGACCAGATCGCCCCCGCCGAAATGACGCACCTGGCGCAACAGGGCGTGCTGGGGGTGGTGTGCACCGGTTCCAGCGCGCTGTCGCACAGCGCCATTCTCGCGCGCAGCATGCGGCTTCCGATGGCGGTGGGTGCGCACGATGCATTGGCGGCCATCCGCGACGACGACCTGGTTCTTCTGGATGGAGAGCACGGCGAGGTGGTCGTTCATCCCACCGCGCAGGACCTGGCCCGCTATCGCCAGGCGCAGCGCGAAGCCCAGCGCGAGGGTCGCCGCCTGGCCCAGCTGGCGCATGCCGAGACGCGCACCCGCGACGGCTCCACTATCCGCCTGTTCGCCAACGCGGAGCTGCCCAACGACGTGGCCCAGGCGCGCGCCAACGGCGCCGACGGCATCGGCCTGTACCGCACCGAATTCCTGTTCCTGCAGCGCCACCATCTTCCCGACGAAGACGAGCAGTTCCAGGCCTACCGCGAGCTCGTGCTGGGCATGGGTGGACTGCCCGTCACCATCCGCACCCTCGACCTGGGCGCCGACAAGGCCGACACCACCGGGCTGGCGCTCACCCGGGAGCCGAATCCGGCGCTCGGCATGCGCGGCGTCCGCCTGTCCATGCACCGCCCGGCGCTGTTCGCCACCCAGATGCGCGCCATCCTGCGCGCGTCGGCCTATGGGCCGATCCGCATCCTCGTGCCGATGGTCACCAGCGCCGAGGAACTGCGTGCGACACGCGCCCTGGTCGATATCTGTGCCCGTGACCTGCGCAGCGAAGGCCATGAAATTGCCGACCATTTCGACCTCGGCGCCATGATCGAGGTGCCGGCCGCGGCCATCGCCCTGCCCTCGATGATCGGCTATGTGGATTTTGTCGCAATCGGCACCAACGATCTGGTGCAGTACACCCTGGCCGCCGACCGCAACAACGACACCCTGTCGCACCTGTACGACCCCTTGCATCCGGCCATCCTGCGGCTGGTCGCCGACACGATCAAATGCGGCCACAAGGCCGGCAAGGCAGTCAGCCTGTGCGGTGAGATGGCCTCGGATACCCGCTACACGGCGCTGCTGCTCGCCCTGGGCCTGACCGAATTCAGCATGCACTCGGGTGCACTGCTGGAGGTACGTGACCGCATCGCCGGCTGCGAACGCCCCGCCCTCCTCAAGCTCGCACCGAAATTGCTGCGTGCCGACCGCGAAGGCATCACCGCGATCCTCGCCAGACTGTAA
- a CDS encoding 2OG-Fe(II) oxygenase yields the protein MLADHVAADADRYAAQFARREPFRHVVIERFFTDAVAQALLETFPPFEKGNARNEAGVPGNKSTVERIRNLGSIYAALDDQIRSPGFLALISRITGIPDLQYDPWYFGGGTHENRNGQDLDPHVDFNRHPVEPWHRRLNLIVYLNPEWDDAWGGSLELHSDPRAADNRITTVTPLFNRAVIFETTEWSWHGFSRITLPPERAGTSRRSIALYFYTSDRPADELASPHATIYVDRPLPARFAEGHTLTAQDVAELRQLIDRRDQHNRRLYDDIRRLGDQVAQLKRAVGGGLLGGMRYLAGRALALLRK from the coding sequence ATGCTTGCTGACCACGTCGCTGCCGATGCCGACCGCTACGCTGCGCAATTTGCGCGCCGCGAACCGTTTCGCCACGTGGTCATCGAACGCTTCTTCACCGACGCCGTCGCGCAGGCGCTGCTCGAGACCTTTCCCCCTTTCGAGAAGGGCAATGCGCGCAACGAAGCGGGCGTACCGGGCAACAAGTCGACGGTTGAACGCATCCGCAACCTCGGATCCATCTACGCAGCGCTGGACGACCAGATCCGCTCGCCGGGGTTCCTGGCCTTGATTTCGCGCATCACGGGCATCCCGGACCTCCAGTACGACCCCTGGTATTTCGGCGGCGGCACCCACGAAAACCGCAACGGGCAAGACCTCGACCCTCACGTCGATTTCAACCGCCATCCCGTCGAACCCTGGCACCGTCGGCTCAATCTCATCGTTTACCTCAATCCCGAATGGGACGACGCCTGGGGCGGTTCGCTGGAACTGCATTCGGATCCACGCGCCGCGGACAACCGCATCACCACGGTGACGCCACTGTTCAACCGGGCAGTGATTTTCGAGACCACCGAGTGGAGCTGGCACGGGTTCAGCCGCATCACGTTGCCGCCGGAGCGGGCCGGCACCAGCCGGCGTTCCATCGCCCTGTACTTCTATACGAGCGATCGCCCTGCGGACGAGCTGGCGTCGCCGCACGCCACCATCTACGTGGACAGGCCCCTGCCCGCGCGTTTCGCGGAAGGACACACGCTCACGGCACAGGACGTGGCCGAGCTGCGCCAGCTGATCGATCGCCGCGACCAGCACAATCGCCGGCTCTACGACGATATCCGCCGCCTGGGTGACCAGGTCGCGCAGCTCAAACGCGCCGTCGGCGGTGGCCTGCTCGGCGGCATGCGCTACCTCGCCGGGCGCGCACTCGCGCTACTTCGAAAGTAG